The DNA region CTTCTTTTGAGGTATGGATTAGGTATTGTTGAATTAACAGAACCTACTGAGGTAAATCCTTTCTCGTATAACCCGCATATTTCCTCATTTGAATAAAGCAGAAGGCTCCATACGTTGGAAAGGCTCCAATGTAATAATGGCTGAATTCTCATAAACTCTGGCCAGTCACTATCTGTCTTTTGAACACACTTCAGGTCTGCCCCAAAGGGATCTGTGTAGCGTATTCCTATTACGATAGCCTGGGTATGTGTGTTGTGTTCGAggtagtttttgaaagcttcgGGCATACTAGTTTGGTTTCGCGGTGACTCGTAGACAGATAAAAAATAACGACTTCGGGTGGTTTCAATTGATTCCTCCAAAGTCCTGAATGTTTCAGCCTGGTTAATGTATACTGTCGGTAAAGACTTGAGCGGAAATAAGTGGTATTCAGGTGGATATTGCGATACTTGgatgctgctcaaaaaaaactcCCATAGGCATGAGAGGTAGAGTATCAGCAACGCCTGGCAATCTTTACCACCATTATATGAAAACGAAATCTGGTCGCTGAATGGATTCCATCTCGGaaagatttcttgaaggaaGTGGTTTCTCGTAATTCGTATGGCGACCTTTGTAGACTCAATGATGGCTGAATCGTTATTCGCTGAGAGGTAAGATGTTGTGATATTGTAGCAGTGGGCCGAAACTTCTCCTAGATTCATGGGGCTTACAAAGGGACCGCTTTATGGCGCTGTTATATTACGATTGTTCTCAATCCCAAAGCCATTATAAAGActgtcaagaagatgagaaaCGTAGCACATGATGCGAATAAAGTGTTGATATATACAGGATAATGAGGATGCATTACATTAGACtctctttcagcttcttcaggtACATTTCGACGTAGTTGAGATCTTGCGCGTTTTCTCGGCACCACACCAGGCCAACTGTCTGCAGGTTTTCGGATCCTTCAGTCTCCTCTAAAATTCCGTCGTTCATATACTGCATACTTTTTGCGATATAGTCAAGAAGATCGACGGTCCGCAGGTCCCCCATTATACCGTTGACACTCATCTCTTTGACGATATCTTTCAGCTGAtgaatttcttggaagttttCCCACGAGTATTCGATCAAAAGGTTGTAGAAGTCAACATTACAAATGTTGAGATACAGCGACATGTCCGAAGCTCGCTTGCAAGCGTTGTAGACCAGAGATATTAGCGTGTATTTTCTATTGGAAGGAAAGCTGAAACTGTCACTTGTCAAAATAAATCTGATGACAAATGGCATTGTTATGTCGAAAGGCTGTGGCAGCTGGTTCGGGTCGCTGCTTGctgatttttcaatatcCGCAAATGTATTTGCTGTATGTTTCTCTAGCGTAGTGTCTCTAGTACGATACTGCTTGAGGTAGCCTTCTAACACCTCGATACAGTCGCTGTCCGTTTGGATGCGCGAGAATAAATACGACATGTGTGGcctcaaaagttcttcgaGTTTTGCGTTGAGCTTATGTTTAGTTTCAATCTGGTTTAGGGTCTCTGGGCTTATTTCTCGCCCAGATGCCTTCGCCTTTGCAAGGGTGCCTTTCGAAAGGATTTTGCCAAGGTATTCGgatgttgttcttgtagcGGAGTCATCACCTGAATCTGCAAAATATGTAGAAGTCAAGGACACAGGGTACTTTCTGATGTCATCCGTTGTTAATCTTGCAAGCCCCGCTGAACCAACATTGCCTTCTGTATCAgcatcttcaagaaagcgcGATAGCTTCAAGGTTTGAGAATcagatttcttcttctcgaacACGATCTGCAAATCATTGCCCTTGTGCATTTGGTTTTGGTCGTCCTTTGTTAGTGAAATTATTGGTTTCAGCAGTTCTttagtcttcttcttttgctcATCCTTTTTCATGATTTGAGAGAAGATCTGTTCAAAGAGAGTCCTCTCTTGTACCGTTGATATCTGCTCGTCTTTGAATCCACTCGCATCTGAGGTCTGTCGTTCACGAAGGGTTCTCAAGTGACTGAATTGTTGTTTGCGAGCCCCAATACCTCTATGCAGCTGCCCTAGTAGCCGCGGATTTGGTTCAAAGTTCAAACGCATCGGAACTCTATTTTCCTTTTACCTAAACATTAATTGCAGCTCAGAAGATGATATAACTATTTCAGCCAATATAATTATTGAATTAATATCTACAACAGAAAATACAAAGTCGTCGTGCCAGAAGGCAGAATTATTTCGCCCCTATTGATGAGTCTAATTAGTTACTATTTCACAGACTCATTCCCATAAACCGATACTAGAATCCTTCCAGCGCTCGTGTAGCCTTTTCAAGCCTTCTCATGCcctcttgaaatctttCAGGATCGAGAACCATATCAGCTGTTAGTCGTGACAAAGAATCCACCAATCTCTCAAGGGCTCTCTTTTCTTCCGTTTTCATTCCCAGGTTTGAAAACTCAGATCCGATGAGTGTTCCTTTAGTGACATTGAGCATTTGGGATATGGTATCTATATCAAATGAGCGCATTTCACGTTTCCGCTTTGCcttttgcttgttcttgtgaGGGGCTGTACGAAGTTGGTGTGAGGCGGAACTCGTAGTGTTCTTCACGTGCTTCGAGTCATGGTTGGGCttggctttttgaaatgtTTCATCCACAATGTCTTCGTAATCATCATCACTGTCATAATTTGAGGTTTGGCTCGCCTTCATCACGGATGCTGGTAGACTAGgtagtctcggtggttTTTCGGGATCGACGCGCTCGGATGAAGGCAGAACAATAGTGTCCTCTCTGTCAATCGAAGCTTGCTTGCGATGAATTTTTTCTGTTACGGGAACCGTAGGCAGCGGTCTATGATAGTAGCTATCGTCATCGCGCTTACCGAAGTTATCTTCTTCAGTATTGTATTGGTTGTCTTGGTCTGCAGCAGAATAATAGGTACTAGATTTGTTAGTACTAGCACGCGAAACATTCTCAGTCTCTTGCAATATCTGCTGTTGGAGTTGATTTTGAATGTCCTCCAGTCCATCTTTGATGAACATATGGGACTTGGGCCTATTACGGCTTCTAGGGGGAATTGATGGGTTGTACTCTGTAGTGGAAGAGCGATCAGGGTCTTTGTTCTGAGCGCAGCTATCGAGCACCTTTGTGTGTAGCGAAGGTACGATGCTCGAAGTCATGGAATGAACGTCCCCACTATCTTTGGCTACGCCAACTGCGGATCTGTTTGTTAATGAACGTACTGGTGAGTGAAAAGCTTCGAGTGGTGACGTTCCTTTGGAGTTTTCTGCATCgctctcttcctcaatttGATCAATATGAATTGGATTCTCTTCATGACCCTCGCCACTCTCTAAGTTCTGCGCGTAGAAGCGTGGAGCACTGCTCGAACCTGACGCACTTATTGTTGAGAAATTGTGGGAATGGCCGCTCTCGCTGGCAAGATTCCCGGACCCAATTGAAGAATGGTTTTTGGAATGTGAGCGATTAGATGCTAACCTCAAAGGAGAGCGTACACCAGACACATGTTTCAAATTAAGCGCCAATCCAACAGGAGAAGACTCTGCCCCATCTTGTTCCAACATTTCTTCACGGACGACTGTTTCTTCTGAGACAGGAACATTTACCGCAGAATAAACCACAGAAGCATCCTTTCCGCTCGGCACTCCAGCCTTTGTAACGACGTAAGATACAGGGACCCCTTCGTGTATGCTCGCCGAATAATCCGAAATAAGACTTTCCCTATTCCCAGGACTACTGTTGACGTAGCTCATAGGGCTTGAAAAGGCCGGATGCAGAGCTGGAGGACGGGAAAGCGTGTCCGTTTTAGATATTTGCGATTTGGTGGGACTGCTGGGGGTAGACCTCTGTACATATAGCGCGTCGTCGTTTCCATCATCATGAAACGAATCAATCATGGCTGAAAGCCTCTTAGTATTCGTGTTCATTGTTTCAGTTAAGAGACCACAGCTCCTTGTGATATATCAAAAGCGCTGCAGTTGAGCACAAAGTGCTGTTTGGTGAAACTATTCATTATAGTTATTTTAAAGAAGCAAGATCAATTGATGTATATCTATTGTCGTAGGCTATCATCAATACTCCAAAAACGGAAAAAGATAAACATCAACATAAATTGAAAGCTCAGCGCATCGCTCATCTCACGGGCAGAAGAATGAGcgaaaacaagcaaagGCTCTTCGGCAAGCAGCGGCTTTCGACTTTGTTAGAAAAATCCTTGAACCAAATCGACGAACTCCTATGTAAAATGTTTTATAAATGTTCAGGCCCCATTGTGTCAAAAAACCTAGCTTTCAGCGTTTGAATTCCTTTCTCGGACAAATCAGCCGAGTTATCAGGAAATAACATGGTGTTTCGGTGGTTTTCTCTGAAGAGGGGCTTGCAATAGTCCAACCACTCCTCCTTAAGCGCTGGTAATGGGTAATAAAAGTGAAAGGCACCGTTGTTGCCGGTTTTTAGTAGTCTATTTTGTGACCACTTgagttgttcttgaacagaGGGCAGAACCTTGGACCATATAGAGTTGAAGATCGGACCATCCTGAGGGGCTTCCTCGTTAAAAAGGTTGTTAAACCTAGACCATACGCCTGT from Lachancea thermotolerans CBS 6340 chromosome C complete sequence includes:
- the MTF2 gene encoding Mtf2p (similar to uniprot|P10849 Saccharomyces cerevisiae YDL044C MTF2 Mitochondrial matrix protein that interacts with an N-terminal region of mitochondrial RNA polymerase (Rpo41p) and couples RNA processing and translation to transcription) — encoded protein: MRLNFEPNPRLLGQLHRGIGARKQQFSHLRTLRERQTSDASGFKDEQISTVQERTLFEQIFSQIMKKDEQKKKTKELLKPIISLTKDDQNQMHKGNDLQIVFEKKKSDSQTLKLSRFLEDADTEGNVGSAGLARLTTDDIRKYPVSLTSTYFADSGDDSATRTTSEYLGKILSKGTLAKAKASGREISPETLNQIETKHKLNAKLEELLRPHMSYLFSRIQTDSDCIEVLEGYLKQYRTRDTTLEKHTANTFADIEKSASSDPNQLPQPFDITMPFVIRFILTSDSFSFPSNRKYTLISLVYNACKRASDMSLYLNICNVDFYNLLIEYSWENFQEIHQLKDIVKEMSVNGIMGDLRTVDLLDYIAKSMQYMNDGILEETEGSENLQTVGLVWCRENAQDLNYVEMYLKKLKESLM
- the NBA1 gene encoding Nba1p (similar to uniprot|Q08229 Saccharomyces cerevisiae YOL070C Protein of unknown function green fluorescent protein (GFP)-fusion protein localizes to the cell periphery cytoplasm and bud neck potential Cdc28p substrate); amino-acid sequence: MNTNTKRLSAMIDSFHDDGNDDALYVQRSTPSSPTKSQISKTDTLSRPPALHPAFSSPMSYVNSSPGNRESLISDYSASIHEGVPVSYVVTKAGVPSGKDASVVYSAVNVPVSEETVVREEMLEQDGAESSPVGLALNLKHVSGVRSPLRLASNRSHSKNHSSIGSGNLASESGHSHNFSTISASGSSSAPRFYAQNLESGEGHEENPIHIDQIEEESDAENSKGTSPLEAFHSPVRSLTNRSAVGVAKDSGDVHSMTSSIVPSLHTKVLDSCAQNKDPDRSSTTEYNPSIPPRSRNRPKSHMFIKDGLEDIQNQLQQQILQETENVSRASTNKSSTYYSAADQDNQYNTEEDNFGKRDDDSYYHRPLPTVPVTEKIHRKQASIDREDTIVLPSSERVDPEKPPRLPSLPASVMKASQTSNYDSDDDYEDIVDETFQKAKPNHDSKHVKNTTSSASHQLRTAPHKNKQKAKRKREMRSFDIDTISQMLNVTKGTLIGSEFSNLGMKTEEKRALERLVDSLSRLTADMVLDPERFQEGMRRLEKATRALEGF
- the FAD1 gene encoding FMN adenylyltransferase (similar to uniprot|P38913 Saccharomyces cerevisiae YDL045C FAD1 Flavin adenine dinucleotide (FAD) synthetase performs the second step in synthesis of FAD from riboflavin), translated to MNLGEVSAHCYNITTSYLSANNDSAIIESTKVAIRITRNHFLQEIFPRWNPFSDQISFSYNGGKDCQALLILYLSCLWEFFLSSIQVSQYPPEYHLFPLKSLPTVYINQAETFRTLEESIETTRSRYFLSVYESPRNQTSMPEAFKNYLEHNTHTQAIVIGIRYTDPFGADLKCVQKTDSDWPEFMRIQPLLHWSLSNVWSLLLYSNEEICGLYEKGFTSVGSVNSTIPNPYLKRSPGADRDNNGLKNHFEWEIRNAYGKEEPTDEVRVSAFSSSDAKILQEAGTLNYYPGWFLIDDSLERAGRARR